A section of the Metabacillus endolithicus genome encodes:
- a CDS encoding peptide MFS transporter: protein MSDLNKQKIVASVPQKGFFGHPKGLFTLFFTEFWERFSYYGMRAILVYYMYYEVSKGGLGLDENTALAIMSIYGALVYMSGIIGGWLADRIFGTSKSIFYGGIFIMLGHIALAIPGSVSMFFVSMVLIVIGTGLLKPNVSSVVGDIYSENDNRRDAGFSIFYMGINFGAFLSPLIVGEVGLKHNFHLGFSIAAIGMFFGLLVFIFTKKKNLGLAGTVVPNPLSASEKKKVFSTIGLSAVVLAILIGVTISMRILTIETFIALIGILGILIPTIYFIIMYRSPKTTETERSRIIAYIPLFIAAVMFWAIQEQGSTILAHYADKRTNLEFLGFTISPAWFQSLNPLFIIILAPVFAGLWVKLGDRQPSVPQKFSLGLLFAGLSFIVILVPGYLSGEEALVSPLWLVLSYFIVVLGELCLSPVGLSATTKLAPNAFSAQTMSLWFLSSAAAQAINAQIVGFYTPETENLYFGTIGGVAILLAILLFLLSPKIQVFMKGVR, encoded by the coding sequence ATGTCAGATTTAAATAAACAGAAAATTGTGGCAAGCGTACCACAAAAAGGATTTTTTGGACATCCTAAAGGTTTGTTCACTCTTTTCTTCACTGAGTTTTGGGAACGTTTTTCTTATTATGGGATGCGTGCTATTCTCGTTTACTATATGTACTATGAAGTCTCAAAAGGCGGATTAGGACTGGACGAAAACACCGCTTTGGCGATTATGTCTATTTACGGTGCACTTGTTTATATGTCAGGAATTATAGGCGGCTGGCTGGCTGACAGGATATTTGGAACATCTAAGTCTATTTTTTATGGCGGCATATTTATTATGCTTGGTCATATTGCCTTGGCAATACCTGGTAGTGTGTCGATGTTCTTTGTTTCCATGGTGCTAATCGTAATTGGTACAGGTTTACTAAAGCCAAATGTATCAAGCGTTGTTGGTGATATTTACAGCGAAAACGATAATCGCCGTGATGCAGGCTTTAGTATTTTCTACATGGGTATTAACTTTGGAGCTTTCCTATCTCCACTAATTGTTGGAGAAGTTGGATTAAAGCATAACTTTCACTTAGGTTTTAGTATTGCTGCTATTGGGATGTTTTTCGGATTACTAGTTTTTATTTTTACAAAAAAGAAAAACTTAGGCCTTGCTGGGACAGTTGTTCCAAATCCGTTATCGGCTTCTGAAAAGAAGAAAGTCTTTTCTACAATAGGCTTAAGTGCAGTTGTATTAGCGATTTTAATTGGTGTTACGATCTCAATGAGGATCCTTACTATCGAGACATTTATTGCACTCATAGGTATTTTAGGAATTCTAATTCCTACGATTTATTTCATTATTATGTACCGTAGCCCGAAAACAACGGAAACTGAGCGTTCTAGAATTATCGCTTATATTCCATTATTTATTGCTGCTGTTATGTTCTGGGCTATTCAGGAACAAGGATCTACTATCCTTGCCCATTATGCAGATAAACGAACTAATTTAGAATTTCTAGGATTTACAATTTCACCTGCCTGGTTTCAATCATTAAACCCATTGTTTATTATCATCTTAGCACCAGTGTTTGCTGGTCTTTGGGTAAAGCTTGGGGACCGCCAACCATCTGTTCCTCAAAAGTTTTCACTTGGGTTACTGTTTGCAGGTTTATCTTTTATCGTCATTCTAGTACCAGGATACCTATCTGGTGAGGAAGCATTAGTTAGTCCTTTATGGCTCGTTCTAAGTTATTTCATTGTTGTCCTTGGTGAGCTATGCTTATCACCTGTAGGATTATCAGCAACGACTAAGTTAGCACCTAATGCGTTTTCAGCACAGACAATGAGTTTATGGTTCTTATCTAGTGCAGCTGCTCAAGCTATTAATGCACAAATTGTTGGGTTCTATACTCCAGAAACTGAGAATCTTTACTTTGGTACGATAGGTGGAGTAGCAATCCTTCTTGCAATCCTTCTTTTCCTACTCTCACCAAAGATCCAGGTCTTTATGAAGGGTGTACGATAA
- a CDS encoding glycosyl hydrolase 53 family protein, with protein MFRWWFDQFFSNGGKTDVIGVSFYPYWDGQPYWEITDELSYNLNDIASRYNKEVMVVEVGGDESNPNDSYWTINDTINVVKSVPNGKGIGVFYWEPQSHSSVLPDGYPLGATKEVATNVLQYTTAIDAFLDAVSSQGMNLVINPGFETDGATQTPSGWSTWSNSNDNANYTEFGGHSGSYRLSHWKSTPYQVSTYQIKTGLTNGTYTMKAWVKSGGGFNQSQMYVKNFGGTERNTAIPTTNSWTQLTITNINVTNGQVEFGFWTDANANNWINVDNVEFYKD; from the coding sequence TTGTTTAGATGGTGGTTCGATCAATTTTTTAGCAATGGTGGAAAGACCGATGTAATTGGTGTATCTTTCTATCCATACTGGGATGGTCAACCTTATTGGGAAATTACAGATGAATTGTCCTATAACTTGAATGACATTGCTTCTCGTTACAACAAGGAAGTTATGGTTGTAGAGGTAGGTGGGGATGAAAGTAATCCTAACGATTCTTATTGGACTATTAACGATACAATTAATGTAGTGAAAAGTGTACCGAATGGAAAAGGGATTGGGGTATTTTATTGGGAGCCTCAGTCACACTCAAGCGTTCTACCTGATGGTTATCCATTAGGTGCAACCAAAGAGGTAGCAACAAACGTCTTACAATATACTACAGCAATTGATGCTTTTCTTGATGCGGTCTCTAGTCAAGGAATGAACCTTGTTATAAATCCTGGATTTGAAACTGATGGAGCTACACAGACACCTTCAGGCTGGTCTACTTGGTCAAATTCAAATGATAATGCTAATTATACTGAATTTGGAGGACACTCTGGAAGTTACAGACTATCTCATTGGAAGAGTACTCCTTATCAGGTTAGTACCTATCAGATTAAAACAGGGTTAACGAACGGGACTTATACAATGAAAGCATGGGTAAAGAGTGGTGGAGGCTTTAACCAAAGTCAAATGTATGTTAAAAACTTTGGAGGAACAGAAAGAAATACGGCAATACCAACAACGAATTCTTGGACTCAGCTAACTATAACAAATATTAATGTTACAAATGGTCAAGTAGAATTTGGGTTTTGGACAGATGCTAATGCAAATAATTGGATTAATGTGGATAATGTTGAGTTCTATAAAGATTAA
- a CDS encoding ABC transporter substrate-binding protein yields MKKLSPLFSFMLIAILLLGGCSSGSSGSSQEGKGEGAEASNEELTIWATNINVPVLEKAGELYKEEHPNFKLNVVEMNNTDIDQKLKIGLQAGGEGLPDAMLNVDDGLSGLFSKFPDSFVNLSEKGFDDHKDQFPEYKLGSVTHDGSIYAFPFDAGPVGLFYRTDLFEEAGVDANSIKTWDDYIEAGKKIKEKTGVSMLSYDANESTVYTILLSQQGLGYFDNDGNVVLGSEESVNASTLMKDLAENDLLLGTNGWSPWVASLADGQTATAMAGAWLIGTLQQQVPDSAGNWGAMALPTFGEDGAGAANQGGSSFTITSNSPNVDLAYDFLEFFTTSFEVQELAMEGGLFPTYAPVYESELFSQPLEYFGGQKAWEFFAGQMEKIPTVNYTENDVVAREEAIKSQAEVVNGSDVKESLKGAKQRVETRLQ; encoded by the coding sequence ATGAAAAAATTATCACCATTATTTAGTTTTATGTTAATTGCAATTCTTTTACTTGGTGGTTGTAGTAGTGGGTCTTCAGGATCATCTCAAGAAGGAAAAGGAGAAGGTGCGGAGGCATCCAACGAAGAGCTTACAATTTGGGCAACAAATATCAATGTACCAGTATTAGAAAAAGCTGGTGAGTTATATAAAGAAGAACACCCAAATTTTAAATTAAATGTTGTTGAAATGAATAATACGGATATTGATCAAAAATTGAAGATTGGTTTGCAAGCTGGTGGAGAAGGTTTACCAGATGCAATGTTAAATGTTGATGATGGTTTATCAGGTTTATTTAGTAAGTTTCCAGATTCATTTGTGAACTTATCTGAAAAAGGCTTTGACGATCATAAAGATCAATTCCCAGAATATAAACTTGGGAGTGTAACTCATGATGGAAGTATCTATGCATTCCCGTTTGATGCTGGCCCAGTTGGATTATTCTATCGCACAGATTTATTTGAAGAAGCTGGTGTAGATGCTAACTCAATTAAGACGTGGGATGACTACATTGAGGCAGGAAAAAAGATTAAAGAAAAAACAGGCGTAAGCATGTTAAGTTATGACGCTAATGAGTCTACAGTTTACACAATATTATTGAGTCAACAAGGATTAGGTTACTTTGATAATGATGGAAATGTTGTATTAGGTTCTGAAGAGTCAGTTAATGCTTCTACATTAATGAAAGATTTAGCTGAAAATGATTTATTACTTGGAACAAATGGCTGGAGCCCATGGGTTGCTTCACTTGCAGATGGACAAACTGCAACAGCAATGGCTGGTGCTTGGTTAATTGGTACGCTACAACAACAAGTTCCTGATTCAGCAGGAAACTGGGGAGCGATGGCTCTTCCAACTTTCGGTGAGGATGGAGCAGGAGCTGCTAACCAAGGAGGTAGTTCATTTACAATTACTTCAAATAGTCCAAATGTTGATTTAGCTTATGATTTTCTTGAATTTTTCACAACTTCATTTGAAGTTCAAGAACTTGCTATGGAGGGTGGATTATTCCCAACATACGCACCAGTTTATGAATCTGAGTTATTTAGTCAACCTCTAGAATACTTTGGAGGCCAAAAGGCATGGGAATTCTTTGCTGGTCAAATGGAAAAAATTCCGACTGTAAATTATACAGAAAATGATGTTGTTGCTCGTGAAGAAGCTATTAAATCTCAAGCAGAAGTTGTTAATGGTTCAGATGTGAAAGAATCACTTAAAGGTGCAAAACAAAGAGTCGAAACTCGTCTTCAATAA
- a CDS encoding carbohydrate ABC transporter permease → MSSNRYTPYLFLAPALILFLVFTAYPILSSLLLSFQTLENGTYVFSGLSNYARLMKDTVFFEALKNTFIFLIIQVPIMLGLALILANALNSKLLKFRGFFRVGFFMPAVTSLVAYAILFSIMLQDSGLINQFLSYFGVDQIKWLSHPFWAKVSIIMSMTWRWTGYNMVIYLAAMQNIPDELYEAASLDGAGKVKQFLNITVPQLKPVILFTAIISTISTLQLFDEPFNLTKGGPADSTLTLGLYIYRVGFSYFEFGYASAVAYVIVLIVAALSIFQLKIMGDE, encoded by the coding sequence ATGTCATCTAATAGGTATACACCTTATCTGTTCTTAGCTCCAGCACTCATATTGTTCCTAGTTTTCACGGCTTACCCTATACTGTCTTCTTTATTATTAAGCTTTCAAACTTTAGAAAATGGAACATATGTATTTTCTGGACTATCAAACTATGCACGTTTAATGAAAGATACTGTCTTTTTTGAAGCGTTAAAGAACACTTTTATATTTTTAATCATTCAAGTACCGATTATGTTAGGTTTAGCGTTAATTCTAGCAAATGCTCTGAACAGTAAGTTGCTCAAATTTAGAGGTTTTTTCCGTGTTGGTTTTTTTATGCCTGCTGTAACCTCTTTAGTTGCATACGCTATTTTATTTTCAATCATGCTGCAAGATTCGGGATTGATTAATCAGTTTTTATCTTATTTTGGGGTAGACCAAATTAAGTGGCTATCTCATCCATTTTGGGCAAAGGTTTCTATCATTATGTCCATGACTTGGAGATGGACTGGATATAACATGGTTATTTATTTAGCCGCCATGCAAAACATACCAGATGAGCTATATGAAGCAGCTTCCTTAGATGGTGCCGGTAAAGTAAAACAATTTTTAAATATTACTGTCCCACAACTAAAGCCGGTCATTTTATTTACAGCGATCATATCCACTATTTCAACACTACAGTTATTTGACGAACCATTTAACTTAACGAAGGGCGGACCTGCTGACTCTACATTAACATTAGGATTGTATATTTATCGGGTAGGTTTTAGTTATTTTGAGTTTGGCTACGCATCTGCTGTTGCCTATGTCATTGTACTGATTGTAGCAGCTTTATCAATATTTCAGCTAAAAATAATGGGAGATGAATAA
- a CDS encoding carbohydrate ABC transporter permease: protein MAETNRKNKQRLQKFFLYFLLIIFLIVSIFPFYWMFIGSTNHTSKMFTNPPTLTVGNEFMTNLTNLNDAIGISRVVFNSLFVSLVFVFLSLIISTLAAYALSKFYFKGRNVIFLAFMLSMMVPYQATIIPLFRMMTQFELLNTYFALIAPQLCFPFAIFLMRQNFLAFPSSLIESPRIDGAGELRIFLTVVLPSMKPALAATAIYLFMMQWNNFMWPLVATTSEEMYTIPVALSSLIGISMIDYGQIMVGITIATIPIIIFFLLLQKQFISGMLGSAVKE, encoded by the coding sequence ATGGCTGAGACTAACCGTAAAAATAAACAGCGATTACAGAAGTTTTTCTTATATTTTTTACTTATCATCTTTCTAATCGTATCCATTTTTCCGTTTTATTGGATGTTTATTGGATCGACAAATCATACGAGTAAGATGTTTACGAACCCTCCGACATTAACAGTTGGTAATGAATTTATGACGAACTTAACAAATTTAAATGATGCTATAGGAATTAGTCGTGTTGTGTTCAATTCCTTGTTCGTATCGTTGGTATTTGTTTTCCTTTCTTTAATTATTAGTACATTAGCTGCATATGCATTATCAAAGTTTTATTTTAAAGGGAGAAATGTTATCTTTTTAGCCTTTATGTTATCAATGATGGTTCCGTATCAAGCAACGATCATACCGTTGTTTAGAATGATGACACAATTTGAATTACTTAATACTTATTTTGCTTTGATTGCACCACAATTGTGTTTTCCATTTGCGATTTTCTTAATGAGGCAAAACTTTTTGGCTTTTCCAAGCTCATTAATTGAGTCACCCCGTATTGACGGCGCAGGAGAGTTGAGGATTTTTTTAACAGTCGTTTTACCTTCTATGAAGCCTGCATTAGCGGCTACAGCCATATATCTATTTATGATGCAATGGAATAATTTTATGTGGCCGTTAGTTGCAACAACATCTGAAGAAATGTACACCATCCCAGTTGCATTATCGAGTTTAATAGGTATTTCAATGATTGACTATGGACAGATTATGGTAGGAATCACCATTGCGACAATACCAATCATAATCTTTTTCTTGTTGCTGCAAAAACAGTTTATTTCTGGAATGCTTGGTAGTGCGGTGAAGGAGTAG
- a CDS encoding AraC family transcriptional regulator: MKQGKIRYTFSSFDKSLPLFIESIGYNPQEEDFARPEGYPYFHWLQTVKGEGTFSFSGERHLLTPGRGILLTPFTPHSYYSTHTEWSTLYITFGGASAESILNSLDINFNALYSESKDLPFSKQVEGILKNVERDTEFSKLDLSSDLYSFIIMLKKYGKLKNQQSLSNNYDKIRPVVEWLEHVYQENIGLNEMAKKANMSPQNLSALFRTTFGTSPYSFLINLRIREAKKKLVSNSEQSLKEIAGSIGFNDVSHFVATFRRVEGITPKKYRNLYNEKLM, encoded by the coding sequence ATGAAGCAAGGTAAAATTCGCTATACATTCTCTTCCTTTGATAAATCATTACCTTTGTTTATCGAGAGTATTGGCTATAATCCCCAAGAAGAAGATTTTGCTCGACCAGAAGGATATCCATATTTTCATTGGTTGCAAACAGTGAAAGGAGAAGGTACTTTTTCATTTTCAGGAGAAAGACATTTATTAACTCCTGGAAGAGGGATTTTATTAACGCCTTTTACTCCTCACTCTTATTATTCCACACACACAGAGTGGTCAACTTTATACATAACATTTGGAGGGGCTTCAGCTGAGTCTATATTGAATTCCTTGGATATAAATTTTAATGCGTTATATTCAGAATCAAAAGACTTACCGTTTTCTAAACAGGTTGAAGGGATACTAAAAAATGTCGAAAGAGATACAGAATTTTCGAAGTTGGATCTATCTAGTGATTTATATAGTTTTATTATTATGCTAAAGAAATATGGCAAACTTAAAAATCAACAATCATTATCAAATAATTATGATAAGATCAGGCCTGTTGTTGAGTGGCTAGAGCATGTTTATCAAGAAAATATTGGGCTTAATGAGATGGCTAAAAAGGCAAATATGAGTCCGCAGAATTTAAGTGCCTTATTTAGAACCACGTTTGGTACAAGCCCATATTCTTTTTTAATTAACCTTAGAATTCGTGAAGCAAAGAAGAAATTAGTTTCTAATTCAGAACAGTCACTAAAGGAAATTGCCGGTTCAATTGGTTTTAATGATGTAAGTCATTTTGTGGCCACGTTTAGAAGAGTGGAAGGAATAACCCCAAAGAAATATCGAAACTTATACAATGAAAAGTTAATGTAG
- a CDS encoding methyl-accepting chemotaxis protein — MRLAIKNTIVISVLITISMISISVFGYMKAKDIIYDRFEDQAYSQLESVKANIDIWIKGKQETMQYIAEAGGLKAGNVEEADSLSTRIAERLDNPDAFAFMDAAGFLYLGGAQIPVSDYEHYKGGMSELTKTYNPVPSQSPSLNGAPIVLSSSPIYGNNGEVVGVASGGHQIESLMSIISNVSLGESGYVTIFTKDGTIVAGQKKEDVLNKKIADYKNSDLDKLVETSMNGETGVIETDFNGENSLVFYSKASEMDWGIMISVPTKEAYADAQSLLNYFIIITLIFIVISAVINYFINNKSLKPIKEVNEKIEELANNEGDLTQRLNINRRDEVGKLATNFNALLDSLQDLMGGILNKGKVVSESTLILSERAEEMVQTSGIVTENVQQAAEVSTEQETGNKKNLESINDITKGVSDIKDHSSIVSVKTKNAYKEVEQANEQIKTLMNQMTDIQQSVLSSSMIVKKLGNRSSEIGNIVEMITDITSQTNLLALNASIEAARAGEHGKGFAVVANEVKKLAEQSAQSANQISELVNEIVAETSNAVVQIESSTNQFGTGMQKLEGVNDSLQLVHQSSEESSYEVDKIFIEIENLLSKVKDVEHVIKDNSQKSMESSNYIREVAASSEEQLLSIQDITTSIEKTAQFGEELRELLNRFKI, encoded by the coding sequence ATGAGATTAGCGATAAAAAATACAATTGTTATAAGTGTGTTAATTACAATTTCTATGATTAGCATCTCGGTATTTGGCTATATGAAGGCAAAGGATATCATTTATGACAGATTTGAAGACCAGGCATATAGTCAGCTTGAGTCAGTTAAAGCAAATATTGATATTTGGATTAAAGGAAAGCAGGAAACGATGCAGTACATAGCCGAAGCGGGTGGATTAAAAGCGGGAAATGTGGAAGAAGCTGACTCGCTAAGTACTAGAATCGCAGAAAGATTGGATAATCCAGATGCATTTGCTTTTATGGATGCTGCTGGTTTTCTTTATCTGGGAGGAGCACAAATCCCAGTTTCAGATTATGAACATTATAAAGGTGGAATGAGTGAGCTTACAAAAACATATAATCCAGTTCCATCTCAATCACCGAGCTTAAATGGAGCTCCAATTGTTTTATCATCATCACCAATTTACGGAAATAACGGAGAGGTTGTTGGGGTTGCTTCAGGTGGCCATCAAATTGAAAGTTTAATGAGTATAATCTCAAACGTATCTTTAGGTGAAAGCGGATATGTGACGATCTTTACAAAAGATGGGACAATTGTTGCGGGTCAAAAGAAAGAAGATGTGCTAAATAAAAAAATAGCAGACTATAAAAATAGCGACTTAGACAAGTTGGTTGAAACAAGCATGAATGGCGAAACTGGTGTAATCGAGACTGATTTTAATGGTGAAAATAGTTTGGTTTTCTATAGTAAGGCATCAGAAATGGACTGGGGAATCATGATTTCAGTACCAACAAAAGAAGCTTATGCTGATGCACAGTCACTGTTGAATTATTTCATTATTATTACCCTTATCTTTATCGTGATAAGTGCTGTCATTAATTATTTTATTAATAATAAGTCTTTAAAACCGATAAAAGAAGTTAATGAAAAAATTGAAGAGCTTGCCAATAATGAGGGAGACTTAACGCAAAGATTAAATATAAATAGAAGAGATGAAGTAGGTAAATTAGCAACTAACTTTAATGCATTATTAGATAGTTTACAAGATTTAATGGGTGGTATTCTTAACAAGGGAAAAGTTGTTTCTGAAAGCACGTTAATTTTATCAGAGAGAGCTGAAGAAATGGTGCAAACATCTGGTATTGTAACGGAAAATGTGCAACAAGCAGCAGAGGTTTCAACTGAGCAAGAAACAGGGAATAAAAAGAATCTTGAATCTATAAATGATATCACAAAAGGTGTGTCGGACATTAAAGACCACTCTTCTATTGTTTCAGTTAAAACTAAGAATGCATATAAAGAAGTTGAGCAGGCAAATGAACAGATAAAAACATTGATGAATCAAATGACTGATATTCAGCAGTCTGTTCTTAGTTCATCTATGATTGTGAAGAAATTAGGTAATAGATCTTCTGAAATTGGGAATATTGTTGAGATGATTACTGATATTACGTCACAAACTAATTTACTCGCACTAAATGCTTCAATCGAGGCGGCTCGAGCAGGCGAACATGGAAAAGGTTTTGCCGTTGTTGCAAATGAAGTGAAAAAACTAGCAGAACAATCAGCTCAATCAGCAAATCAAATTTCTGAGTTAGTAAATGAAATAGTAGCTGAAACTTCAAATGCTGTAGTTCAAATAGAATCGAGTACAAATCAGTTTGGAACAGGAATGCAAAAGCTAGAGGGAGTAAATGACAGCCTGCAGCTTGTTCACCAATCCTCTGAAGAGAGTTCATATGAAGTTGACAAGATTTTCATTGAAATTGAAAATCTGCTTTCGAAAGTTAAAGATGTGGAACATGTTATTAAAGACAATTCTCAGAAATCAATGGAGTCATCAAACTATATTCGCGAAGTTGCTGCTTCTTCAGAAGAACAGCTACTATCTATTCAAGATATTACGACTTCTATTGAAAAGACAGCCCAATTTGGCGAAGAATTAAGAGAGTTACTGAATCGATTTAAGATATGA
- a CDS encoding GntR family transcriptional regulator, with amino-acid sequence MKPLYISIKEKIETDIQEGILESGDRLPSEVVLATEFKVSRETVRSAIRLLEEEGKVYVRHGVGTFVVNPLPKTPNSLEKLMSVTSMIKYAGLEDGEKRERIKVLEPTVEWQDLLQLNEGEEVIIHERIRTANEEPVVFSQNILAESLVNKKMINQGSIGSLFDYLKKECKIDISRATTEIVVPLHTDRNCQKLLIRPETTVLLLKQLHYDYQNRPVLYSLDYFRNDVFKFTVNRTR; translated from the coding sequence GTGAAGCCTCTTTATATATCGATTAAAGAAAAGATTGAAACAGATATTCAAGAAGGGATATTGGAATCAGGAGATCGCTTACCTTCTGAGGTTGTGTTAGCGACAGAGTTTAAAGTGAGTCGTGAAACTGTGAGATCTGCTATCCGTTTGCTTGAGGAAGAGGGAAAGGTTTATGTAAGGCATGGTGTGGGAACATTCGTAGTTAACCCTCTCCCTAAAACGCCAAATAGTTTAGAAAAACTAATGAGTGTTACTTCCATGATAAAATATGCAGGCTTAGAGGATGGGGAGAAACGAGAGAGAATCAAAGTTTTAGAACCAACTGTTGAGTGGCAAGATCTTCTTCAACTTAATGAAGGTGAAGAGGTGATTATTCATGAAAGAATACGAACGGCAAATGAAGAACCAGTTGTGTTTTCGCAGAATATCTTAGCTGAATCACTTGTTAACAAGAAAATGATCAATCAAGGATCTATTGGTTCTTTATTTGATTACTTGAAAAAAGAGTGTAAGATTGATATTAGTAGAGCAACAACAGAGATTGTTGTTCCGCTTCATACAGATCGTAATTGTCAGAAACTCCTAATTCGTCCTGAAACAACAGTCTTGTTATTAAAGCAACTTCATTACGACTATCAAAATCGTCCAGTTCTTTATTCTTTGGACTATTTTAGAAATGATGTTTTTAAATTCACTGTAAACAGAACTCGATAA
- a CDS encoding ABC transporter permease yields MRGDETLWYFKTLGKRKIVEFILLAVFLLFFFGPLLNLLLLAFSGEWQYPDKLPTSWSLEWWSFVLADESILRSMWLSFLIATLVTMISLIICIPAAYAFARISFPLRRFFLFSFLLTNAFPKMGLYVAIAVLFYQYGLMNTFIGIILIHLINTLMLMTWIPSAAFENVHRSQEESARDAGASPFKVFWYITLPMAKPGIIVASVFTFLSSLDEAQGTLLVGIPDYKTMPVIMYSIIADYPSTAGAVFSVILTLPTIILLLAARKFVGADSFANGMRLK; encoded by the coding sequence ATGAGAGGAGATGAGACATTGTGGTATTTTAAAACGCTTGGTAAGAGAAAAATTGTAGAATTCATTCTACTTGCAGTTTTCCTGCTATTCTTTTTTGGTCCTTTATTAAATCTACTGTTACTGGCGTTTTCTGGAGAATGGCAATATCCAGATAAATTGCCAACGTCCTGGTCGCTTGAGTGGTGGAGTTTTGTCTTAGCGGATGAATCAATCCTAAGATCGATGTGGTTGTCATTTCTTATTGCAACGCTTGTTACAATGATTTCACTAATTATTTGTATTCCTGCAGCTTATGCTTTTGCTCGGATAAGCTTTCCGTTACGGAGGTTTTTCCTCTTCTCCTTTTTGCTAACAAATGCTTTTCCGAAAATGGGATTATACGTTGCAATTGCTGTCTTGTTTTATCAATACGGATTAATGAATACATTCATCGGCATCATATTAATTCATTTAATTAATACTCTCATGTTGATGACATGGATTCCTTCGGCTGCATTTGAGAATGTTCATCGTTCACAGGAGGAGTCAGCTCGCGATGCTGGAGCATCACCATTTAAAGTGTTCTGGTATATTACCTTACCGATGGCTAAGCCGGGAATAATTGTGGCTTCAGTATTTACTTTCTTATCTTCTTTAGATGAAGCACAAGGAACCTTACTCGTAGGAATCCCGGATTATAAAACGATGCCAGTTATTATGTATTCCATCATAGCAGATTATCCGAGTACAGCAGGTGCGGTGTTCTCTGTTATCTTAACTCTACCTACGATTATCCTGCTTTTGGCTGCTAGAAAATTTGTCGGTGCAGACTCATTTGCTAATGGAATGCGCCTTAAATGA